In a genomic window of Gloeocapsopsis dulcis:
- a CDS encoding aldo/keto reductase, whose amino-acid sequence MQTTQLGNTDVTISAIALGAMPMSLSSRPPESQAIKVIHRALDLGVTLIDTADSYCQDETDKHHNERLIAKALQQYEGDPSQVTVATKGGLMRPNGAWTRNGNPKHLRETIRVSFEALGGNKPIDVWQYHSPDPDYTIAEALTPAKEAVEAGLIRFVGVSNFSVEQIKQAQDVVEIVSVQNQYNPWQRQPEFDGVLEYCEKKGLTFLPWSPLGGSRRVSRLEDIPVIANLAKQKGVSVYAIVLAWLRAKSPCIVPIPGASRVSSIEDSTASLDVTLSETEIQQVNQASA is encoded by the coding sequence ATGCAAACAACACAACTCGGCAACACTGATGTGACGATCAGTGCGATCGCTTTGGGGGCAATGCCGATGTCTTTGAGTAGTAGACCTCCAGAATCGCAAGCTATTAAGGTGATTCATCGTGCTTTGGATTTGGGTGTCACGTTGATTGATACGGCAGATTCTTATTGTCAGGATGAGACAGATAAGCACCATAATGAGCGATTGATTGCTAAAGCTTTACAGCAGTATGAAGGTGATCCAAGTCAGGTAACAGTTGCGACCAAAGGTGGCTTGATGCGCCCCAATGGTGCTTGGACGCGCAATGGCAATCCAAAACACTTACGCGAAACGATTCGAGTTAGCTTTGAGGCTTTGGGTGGAAATAAACCAATCGATGTTTGGCAATACCACTCGCCTGATCCTGACTACACGATCGCAGAAGCACTAACACCTGCTAAAGAAGCTGTGGAAGCAGGTTTAATTCGCTTTGTTGGTGTTTCTAACTTTTCGGTAGAACAAATCAAGCAAGCACAGGATGTTGTCGAGATTGTCTCAGTACAAAATCAGTACAATCCTTGGCAGCGTCAGCCGGAATTTGATGGAGTATTGGAATACTGCGAGAAGAAAGGTTTGACGTTTTTACCATGGAGTCCCCTCGGTGGAAGTCGTCGCGTCAGTCGTTTAGAAGATATTCCGGTGATCGCAAATCTTGCTAAACAAAAAGGTGTATCAGTCTACGCGATTGTGCTGGCGTGGTTACGTGCTAAGTCGCCGTGTATTGTCCCAATTCCTGGTGCTAGCAGGGTTTCGAGTATTGAAGATTCAACTGCGTCGCTTGATGTCACCCTATCAGAAACTGAAATCCAGCAAGTAAACCAAGCTTCGGCTTAA
- a CDS encoding GNAT family N-acetyltransferase — MQIRPATPADVPAVLPMVASICALHETWDSAKYGFLPNPQQRYEQWLIAQAKSDKSVFLVAEDEQTGELGAFLIGTVEREIPIYRLREFGFIHDLWVELHYRHAGVGKQMVMLAIEHFQRLGVQQIRLDTAAANEAGRRLFSACGFRVSTVEMLIELT, encoded by the coding sequence ATGCAGATTCGTCCTGCTACACCTGCTGATGTTCCCGCAGTCTTACCAATGGTTGCCTCTATCTGCGCTTTGCACGAAACTTGGGATAGTGCTAAATATGGCTTCTTACCCAACCCGCAACAACGCTATGAGCAATGGTTAATCGCGCAAGCTAAAAGTGACAAAAGTGTGTTTTTGGTGGCTGAGGATGAGCAAACAGGGGAATTAGGAGCGTTTTTAATAGGTACTGTGGAGCGAGAAATACCGATTTATCGGCTGCGCGAGTTTGGCTTTATTCACGATTTATGGGTAGAACTGCACTATCGCCATGCTGGAGTTGGTAAGCAAATGGTGATGTTAGCGATTGAGCATTTTCAACGATTGGGAGTTCAGCAAATTCGGTTGGATACTGCTGCAGCGAACGAAGCGGGGCGGCGGTTATTTAGCGCATGTGGTTTTCGGGTTAGTACTGTGGAGATGTTGATCGAGTTGACCTAG
- a CDS encoding ABC transporter permease: protein MKRYFDVLQLLWGAAIAAELEYRVNFVLATLTSLGNLAGSLFSLFLFYRTGYTFQGWTWDEALIVLAIFTMLQGFSSTFLAPNLNSIVKHVQQGTLDFILLKPISSQFWLSSHTLSPWGLPDIIFGGILIGYAGGRLGLALQDYLLSAIPLLFGLASLYSLWFMLGATSIWFVKIYNVTEVLRGLLEAGRFPIVAYPVAYRFFFTFVVPVTFLTTVPAEAMLGRVELGWVIGAGVLALALLYIARIFWNFALRFYTSASS from the coding sequence TTGAAACGCTATTTTGATGTATTACAGCTATTGTGGGGTGCTGCGATTGCCGCTGAATTGGAGTACCGCGTTAACTTCGTCTTGGCTACACTAACGAGCCTTGGTAATCTTGCTGGCAGTTTATTTAGTCTATTCCTTTTCTACCGTACAGGTTACACATTCCAAGGATGGACGTGGGATGAAGCACTGATTGTACTTGCCATCTTTACCATGTTGCAGGGTTTTTCCAGTACCTTCTTAGCTCCTAACCTCAACAGTATTGTTAAACACGTTCAACAAGGTACATTAGACTTTATCTTACTCAAGCCAATCAGCAGTCAGTTTTGGCTTTCTAGCCATACACTTTCACCTTGGGGATTACCAGATATTATCTTTGGTGGCATTCTCATCGGTTACGCTGGTGGCAGATTAGGCTTAGCCCTACAAGACTACTTACTAAGTGCAATTCCCTTGTTATTTGGACTTGCTAGCCTCTACAGCCTATGGTTTATGCTGGGCGCTACGAGTATTTGGTTTGTCAAAATCTACAACGTTACAGAAGTTCTCAGAGGCTTGCTAGAAGCTGGAAGGTTCCCGATAGTAGCTTATCCTGTTGCTTACCGCTTTTTCTTCACTTTTGTCGTTCCAGTAACGTTTTTAACAACAGTTCCCGCAGAAGCAATGTTAGGGCGCGTTGAGTTAGGCTGGGTCATCGGTGCGGGTGTACTAGCATTAGCATTGTTATATATTGCTAGAATTTTCTGGAATTTTGCACTGCGTTTTTACACGAGTGCTTCTAGCTGA
- a CDS encoding N-acetylmuramoyl-L-alanine amidase has translation MASAPVWANQPMTVVYPPNEHQTTSERIFLIGTAPSDGEVLINGKAIARSRAGHFAPSFPLQLGDNIFTLRYQNQQLQVKVTRLSTTPELSVGLAFAKDSLTPAVDVARLPGELVCFSAIAPPNATVAVQLANQTVPLLPQTQNIQLPPNSAALTQQNQPTTQAVTGHYQGCTTLPNGNNVNSGMVTGSNSIQPQFQLTVHGKTTTQPSPGKVSILSPAQLEVAEVTADAGVARTGPSTDYSRLTPLPLGTRASITAKEGEWLRLDYGGWINGKETRIVAGAVPPRSLIRSVSARQVADATEIVFPLQVPVPVSVQQGDRTLTLTLHNTTAQTDVIRLDDNPLISRLDWQQIAPEQLQYTFNLKSAQQWGYKLRYDGTSLVLALRHAPVSTQSKQNTLPLAGIKILLDPGHGGAELGAKGPNGYPEKTANLVISKLVRDQLVARGATVYMTREEDTELSLGDRVAMIDKLEPAIALSLHYNALPDSGDAMNTQGFGAFWYHPQAHNLAVFLHNYVVNKLKRPSYGVYWNNLALTRPASAPSVLLELGFMINPTEFEWIVDPQAQQRLAEAIAQGITEWFDRVQS, from the coding sequence ATGGCGTCTGCGCCAGTCTGGGCAAATCAGCCGATGACTGTTGTTTATCCGCCTAACGAGCATCAAACCACATCAGAACGGATTTTTTTGATTGGGACAGCACCATCCGATGGAGAAGTATTAATAAATGGTAAGGCGATTGCTCGCAGTAGGGCAGGGCATTTTGCTCCTAGTTTTCCTTTGCAACTCGGTGATAATATTTTTACGCTACGCTACCAGAATCAACAACTACAAGTTAAAGTAACACGGCTCTCCACAACGCCGGAACTTTCCGTAGGATTAGCGTTTGCTAAAGATTCTTTGACTCCAGCAGTAGATGTAGCGCGATTGCCAGGAGAATTAGTTTGTTTTAGTGCGATTGCTCCTCCCAATGCCACTGTAGCAGTCCAGCTTGCGAATCAAACAGTTCCCTTACTACCACAAACTCAGAATATCCAGCTACCGCCGAACTCCGCCGCATTAACTCAACAAAATCAGCCTACTACTCAAGCTGTTACTGGACACTATCAAGGCTGTACCACATTACCAAACGGCAATAACGTTAATTCTGGTATGGTGACTGGCTCTAACTCAATTCAGCCCCAATTTCAGCTAACTGTTCATGGTAAAACGACAACACAACCGAGTCCAGGTAAAGTCTCAATTCTGTCTCCCGCCCAGTTAGAAGTTGCTGAAGTCACTGCTGATGCTGGTGTTGCGCGTACAGGGCCTAGTACCGATTATTCTCGCCTGACACCACTTCCTTTAGGAACCCGCGCTAGCATTACCGCAAAAGAAGGTGAATGGTTACGTCTTGATTACGGCGGTTGGATTAACGGTAAAGAAACTAGGATTGTTGCTGGTGCAGTTCCACCCCGATCGCTTATTCGTAGTGTCAGCGCCCGCCAAGTTGCTGATGCCACTGAAATTGTGTTTCCTTTGCAAGTACCTGTACCAGTGAGCGTACAGCAAGGCGATCGCACATTAACTTTGACTCTCCACAATACCACCGCACAAACTGACGTCATTCGTTTGGATGATAACCCATTAATTTCGCGTCTAGATTGGCAACAGATCGCACCAGAACAATTACAATACACCTTTAACCTCAAATCTGCCCAACAGTGGGGTTATAAGCTGAGGTACGACGGTACGAGCTTGGTATTAGCTTTACGTCATGCACCAGTAAGCACTCAGAGTAAGCAGAATACTTTACCGTTAGCGGGAATTAAGATTCTTCTCGATCCTGGACACGGTGGGGCAGAATTGGGCGCAAAAGGACCAAATGGATATCCTGAAAAAACTGCCAATTTAGTGATATCAAAATTGGTGCGTGACCAACTGGTAGCACGAGGTGCGACAGTGTATATGACACGCGAGGAAGATACTGAATTGTCGTTAGGCGATCGCGTGGCAATGATTGATAAATTAGAACCAGCGATCGCACTTTCACTACATTACAACGCCTTACCTGATAGTGGTGATGCCATGAATACTCAAGGATTTGGAGCGTTTTGGTATCATCCCCAAGCCCACAACCTCGCTGTATTTTTACACAATTACGTTGTCAACAAACTTAAGCGCCCGTCTTACGGAGTGTACTGGAATAACTTAGCACTCACTCGCCCCGCATCAGCACCTTCAGTGTTACTCGAATTAGGATTTATGATCAATCCTACAGAGTTTGAATGGATTGTCGATCCACAAGCACAACAAAGATTAGCAGAGGCGATCGCCCAAGGTATTACCGAGTGGTTTGATCGCGTTCAATCTTAG
- a CDS encoding CTP synthase, which produces MTKFVFVTGGVVSSIGKGIVAASLGRLLKSRDYSVSILKLDPYINVDPGTMSPFQHGEVFVTEDGAETDLDLGHYERFTDTSMSRLNSVTTGSIYQAVLNKERRGDYMGGTVQVIPHITNEIKERIKRVAKNTNPDVVITEIGGTVGDIESLPFLEAIRQFRKDVGRQNVLYLHVTLVPWIPSAGEMKTKPTQHSVKELRSIGIQPDILVCRCDRPLPPGLKEKMSEFCDVPVECVVTSQDAKSIYEVPLNLEQEGLAQQALELLQLEQRQPDLSQWRTIVERLYSPTHKIEIAIVGKYVRLGDAYLSVVEALRHAAIAAGGELHLRWVNSENLENEPVEHYLEGVNGLIVPGGFGIRGVDGKIAAVEYARTHQIPFLGLCLGMQCAVVEWARDIAGLKSANSAEFEPEGSHPVINLLPEQQDVVDLGGTMRLGLYPCRLTPNTLAFKLYQEEVVYERHRHRYEFNNAYRNLFLESGYAISGTSPDGRLVEIIELPNHPFFVATQFHPEFQSRPSAPHPLFKGFIEAVVMRSQSSSPLPVPVEVS; this is translated from the coding sequence ATGACTAAATTTGTTTTTGTCACTGGCGGTGTCGTCTCCAGCATTGGCAAAGGCATTGTTGCAGCCAGTTTGGGACGGTTGCTGAAGTCACGCGATTATTCAGTATCGATTCTGAAGCTCGATCCTTACATTAATGTCGATCCTGGGACGATGAGTCCCTTTCAGCATGGAGAAGTCTTTGTCACCGAAGATGGTGCTGAGACTGACTTAGATTTAGGTCACTACGAGCGCTTTACAGATACATCGATGTCGCGGCTCAACAGTGTCACAACTGGCTCAATTTATCAAGCCGTGTTGAATAAAGAGCGTCGCGGTGACTACATGGGTGGGACAGTGCAGGTCATTCCGCACATCACAAATGAAATTAAAGAACGCATTAAGAGGGTAGCAAAAAACACAAATCCTGATGTAGTTATTACGGAAATTGGTGGCACAGTAGGAGATATCGAATCGCTACCGTTTTTGGAGGCAATTCGCCAGTTTCGCAAGGATGTAGGGCGGCAAAATGTGTTGTATCTCCATGTAACGCTTGTACCGTGGATTCCTTCGGCTGGGGAGATGAAAACAAAGCCAACGCAGCATTCTGTGAAAGAGTTACGCTCAATCGGTATTCAACCAGATATTTTGGTTTGTCGATGCGATCGCCCGCTACCACCTGGTTTAAAAGAAAAAATGTCAGAATTTTGTGATGTACCTGTTGAGTGTGTCGTCACGTCGCAAGATGCTAAAAGTATCTACGAAGTTCCGTTGAATCTTGAACAAGAAGGATTGGCACAGCAAGCCCTAGAGTTACTACAACTCGAACAACGGCAACCAGATCTCAGCCAATGGCGCACAATTGTAGAGCGCTTGTATAGTCCAACACATAAGATTGAGATTGCCATTGTCGGTAAATATGTCCGGCTTGGCGATGCTTATCTATCAGTTGTCGAAGCGCTGCGTCATGCGGCGATCGCAGCGGGTGGTGAGTTACATCTACGCTGGGTAAATTCAGAGAACTTAGAAAATGAGCCAGTAGAGCATTACTTAGAAGGAGTTAATGGTTTAATTGTGCCAGGAGGCTTTGGTATTCGCGGAGTAGACGGCAAAATTGCTGCAGTAGAATATGCCCGCACGCACCAAATTCCATTTTTAGGTTTGTGCTTGGGAATGCAGTGTGCTGTAGTTGAATGGGCAAGAGACATTGCTGGTTTAAAAAGCGCCAACAGTGCTGAGTTTGAGCCTGAAGGTTCACATCCCGTGATTAACTTATTACCAGAACAGCAAGATGTCGTCGATTTAGGTGGTACGATGCGCTTAGGATTATATCCTTGTCGCCTGACACCAAATACTTTAGCGTTCAAGCTCTACCAAGAGGAAGTCGTCTATGAGCGACACCGCCATCGCTACGAGTTCAATAATGCCTACCGTAACTTGTTTTTAGAGTCTGGTTACGCAATTAGCGGCACATCTCCTGATGGGCGCTTGGTAGAAATTATCGAACTACCAAATCATCCCTTTTTCGTTGCCACACAGTTTCACCCAGAGTTTCAATCGCGTCCTAGTGCGCCGCATCCTTTATTTAAAGGATTTATTGAAGCAGTGGTGATGCGATCGCAGTCATCTTCTCCATTACCTGTACCAGTAGAGGTGTCGTAA
- a CDS encoding ROK family protein translates to MSAANLPLPQVIGIDLGGTAIKFGKFAQDGTCLASLSVATPQPATPHAVVGTIVEAIAQIDPDQQCQAIGVGTPGPVDVSGRIARVAINLHNWRDVPLADWLETKTDRPAILANDANCAGLGEAWLGAGRHFRNLILLTLGTGVGGAVILDGNLFVGHQGTAAELGLITLNLDGPPCNSGNYGSLEQYVSVQAIRRRTGLEPAQLGALAKAGDLKALTFWQQYGKELGAGLASLIYVLTPEAIIIGGGVSASAEFFLPNIHTEIECRVLPSSRTGLKILTAELGNQAGIVGAARLAWNKLERD, encoded by the coding sequence ATGAGCGCAGCAAATTTACCTTTACCCCAGGTAATCGGAATTGACTTGGGTGGAACCGCAATCAAATTCGGGAAATTTGCTCAGGATGGTACTTGTCTAGCATCTTTGAGTGTAGCTACTCCTCAACCTGCAACACCACACGCTGTTGTAGGTACTATCGTGGAAGCGATCGCTCAAATCGATCCCGATCAGCAATGTCAGGCGATCGGTGTTGGTACTCCAGGTCCTGTTGATGTGTCGGGGCGAATTGCTAGAGTGGCAATTAATCTGCACAACTGGCGTGATGTTCCCTTAGCCGATTGGTTAGAAACTAAAACAGATCGTCCCGCTATTCTTGCGAATGATGCTAACTGTGCGGGACTAGGAGAAGCTTGGTTAGGAGCAGGACGACACTTTCGTAACTTAATTCTGTTAACCCTGGGAACTGGTGTTGGTGGCGCAGTTATCCTCGATGGCAATCTGTTTGTTGGACATCAGGGAACTGCTGCGGAACTGGGCTTAATTACCCTAAACCTGGATGGTCCGCCATGTAATAGTGGTAACTATGGTTCGTTAGAGCAGTATGTGTCAGTCCAAGCAATTCGTCGTCGCACTGGACTCGAACCTGCACAACTCGGCGCACTTGCCAAAGCAGGAGACTTGAAAGCCTTGACTTTTTGGCAGCAGTATGGTAAGGAATTAGGTGCAGGCTTAGCCAGCTTGATTTATGTTTTAACTCCCGAAGCAATTATTATTGGTGGTGGTGTAAGTGCTAGTGCAGAGTTTTTCTTGCCTAATATTCACACTGAAATTGAATGTCGGGTACTACCCAGTTCCCGCACTGGCTTAAAAATCCTCACTGCTGAATTAGGTAATCAAGCCGGAATAGTAGGAGCCGCTCGGCTTGCTTGGAACAAGCTAGAACGAGACTAA
- a CDS encoding FGGY-family carbohydrate kinase has translation MLYIANHHYTLGIDFGTSGARAVVIDCTGVTQAEAKYAVTDDAFTQVITWENTLFNLIEQIPPRLRQQIDAIAIDGTSSTVLLCNATGTPVAPPLMYNDARGVTVLEQLKAIAPPNHTVLSATSSLAKLLWLSQQPTFADAKYFLHQADWLAFLLHGKLGISDYHNALKLGYDVEHFCYPAWLTKLAIAPLLPQILAPGTPVAEVTPEVATRFNLRRDCYVCAGTTDSIAAFLASGATSPGEAVTSLGSTMVLKLLSHTRVENSQYGIYSHRLGDLWLTGGASNTGGAVLQQFFSNAELQQLSLQIDPQQVSPFDYYPLLQPGDRFPVNDPHLLPRLEPRPDNSVEFLHGILESIARIECQGYQLLQQLGATSLIHIYTAGGGAVNTSWTAIRQRYFDLPIVASKDTEAAYGSALLAMRSINSNRN, from the coding sequence ATGCTGTACATTGCAAATCATCATTACACGCTAGGGATAGATTTTGGGACTTCTGGTGCAAGAGCAGTAGTTATCGATTGTACAGGAGTAACCCAAGCTGAGGCAAAGTATGCGGTTACAGATGATGCATTCACTCAGGTAATTACTTGGGAAAATACTTTATTTAACTTGATTGAACAGATTCCGCCAAGATTACGGCAACAGATCGATGCGATCGCCATTGATGGAACTTCTTCAACGGTACTATTGTGCAACGCTACAGGTACTCCGGTTGCACCACCACTGATGTACAACGATGCGCGAGGAGTTACAGTGCTAGAACAATTAAAAGCGATCGCCCCGCCAAATCACACCGTATTAAGTGCAACATCAAGTTTGGCAAAGCTATTGTGGCTGTCGCAGCAACCGACATTTGCTGATGCTAAATATTTCCTTCACCAAGCAGATTGGTTAGCATTTCTGCTTCACGGCAAACTCGGCATCAGTGACTATCATAATGCTTTAAAGCTAGGCTATGACGTTGAGCATTTCTGCTATCCTGCATGGTTAACAAAACTTGCGATTGCGCCTTTATTACCTCAAATTTTAGCACCTGGCACTCCTGTTGCAGAAGTTACGCCAGAAGTGGCGACACGCTTTAACTTACGCCGCGATTGCTATGTGTGTGCGGGAACAACAGATAGTATTGCTGCTTTTTTGGCAAGTGGTGCGACGTCTCCTGGAGAAGCAGTTACCTCCCTTGGTTCTACTATGGTTCTCAAGCTATTAAGTCACACTCGCGTGGAGAATAGCCAGTATGGTATTTATAGCCATCGCTTAGGCGATTTATGGCTGACTGGAGGTGCTTCTAATACTGGAGGGGCAGTACTACAGCAGTTTTTCTCCAATGCTGAGTTACAACAATTGAGTCTTCAGATTGATCCCCAGCAAGTCAGCCCCTTTGATTACTATCCGTTATTACAACCAGGCGATCGCTTTCCTGTAAATGATCCTCACCTACTACCTCGACTCGAACCACGACCGGATAATTCAGTAGAGTTTCTGCATGGAATACTAGAAAGTATTGCCCGTATTGAATGCCAAGGTTATCAACTTTTACAACAACTCGGTGCAACGTCTCTCATACATATTTATACTGCAGGTGGTGGTGCAGTAAATACTAGCTGGACTGCCATTCGTCAGCGTTACTTTGATTTGCCCATAGTAGCATCCAAAGATACTGAAGCGGCTTATGGATCTGCATTACTAGCAATGCGCAGTATCAATAGTAACAGGAACTAA
- the psaM gene encoding photosystem I reaction center subunit XII — MSISDTQVFVALVVALIPGLLAVRLATELYK, encoded by the coding sequence ATGTCTATATCGGATACACAAGTTTTTGTAGCACTTGTAGTAGCACTGATTCCTGGTTTGCTTGCTGTCCGCTTAGCAACAGAGCTTTACAAGTAA
- a CDS encoding ArsR/SmtB family transcription factor, with translation MRDNSPMALAQVAEYFKVLSEVSRLQVLSCLRSGPKNVMEIVEATGLGQANVSKHLKMLMNSGMVSRHPQGVSVFYEVSDPAIFNLCEVVCDRISNRLLAQANQLETLKMLDQASSSNY, from the coding sequence ATGCGAGATAATTCTCCTATGGCTTTAGCTCAGGTGGCAGAATACTTTAAAGTTTTATCAGAAGTGAGCCGACTTCAAGTATTAAGCTGTCTGCGGTCAGGACCAAAAAATGTTATGGAAATTGTAGAAGCAACTGGGTTAGGTCAAGCCAACGTTTCCAAACATCTCAAAATGCTGATGAACTCAGGAATGGTGTCCCGTCATCCTCAAGGAGTTAGTGTCTTTTATGAGGTTTCTGATCCTGCAATTTTTAATCTGTGTGAGGTTGTTTGCGATCGCATTTCAAATCGCCTGTTGGCTCAAGCAAATCAACTCGAAACCCTCAAAATGCTTGACCAAGCAAGTTCAAGTAATTATTAA